The Methanolobus sp. WCC4 genome includes the window AATGTGATGTTACACTTATTTTCACAGTTTCTGCTGAAGTTTCCAGGAACATTTTTAAATGGCCGACAAATTCAGGACTGAATCCAATGACCTCTGACTTAACGTTCCTGGCTATTTCCATAGCGATCTCCATTGCAAGCTCTGAATCAATATCTTTTTCCAGTATCCTGTAGTCGTTTGCATATGAAGCAAGTCCTGAACTTTCACTATCATAGTGTGTATGACGGTGTCCATGATCGTGGTGATCATCATGGTCGTGGTGGTCACCATGGTGATGATGTTCATCGTGACCATGTCCTGCTTCCTGCTGAATAATTTCTTCCGTATGCACCTGTTCAAAAGCAGCCTCTTTTTCAGCAATTTTTTCTGCAATGAGGTTAGGGACAATCATTTTCATTAATTTACTGAAACCTTTGTCCCCTTTATTTGAAGACATTTTGATGACCTTTGCTTCCGGATTCAACTGCTGGACCGATTCTTCAAGTATGGGAACTCTTATAGGTTCGATCAGATCGGTTTTATTAATGGCCAGTATTTCCGCATCCTCTATCTGCCTTAATGCATATACTTTGACCGACTTCATAATATCTTTGAACCGGCTGCCGTCTATAAGTGTGACAAGTGGTGCAACCCTTAACTTGTCCCTGAAGTCCATCAGTTCAAGTTCCTTTTTGATAAGATTTGGAAATGCGATCCCTGATGGTTCCACGAGAATATAATCGGGATTGTATGAGTTGTAAAGTTCGGTAAGCGTTGTTTTCATATTGATCTTCAGCGTGCAGCAGATGCATCCGTTCGTTATCTCTTTTGTATCAAGTCCGTATTTTGATATCAGGTCCCCGTCAATGCCTACCTCACCGACCTCGTTCACTATTATCGCAACCGTGTTACCCCTTTCAGCCAGTTCCTTGCCTACGTTGATCACTGTTGTTGTCTTTCCGCTTCCTAAAAAGCCTCCTATGATGATTGCCTCCATTTAATATCCTCCTTGAATGCAGTTAGAAAATAGTATCACGTTATACCATAAAAACGTTTTTATAAAGTTGGGTTATATCCAAAAATAGTACCAAATAAAGAGTGAATGATTATAAGAGCTATTGATAATGTTTTCATAAATCAATCAAAGAGAATAGAATGAAATAAGCTATAAAATATATATTGAAACATATACTTAAATGTAGTTTCCCCATAGAAACAGTATTTGTAGCGATAATATATTCAGAAACATAATTTTAAAAAGTAACTATATTTGCATGTATACCAATATAAGTTCTAAAAATACCTAAAAATACCCAGGAATATATCGCAGATACAAACTTGTTGAAAAGAGAAAGATGATCAGATTCAACTCAAAAACAAAATGACCACATATTTTATCCCATATGAGAGAATATTGAACTCCATAGAGATAATATCAATCAACCCGGTGGTCCACGAATGAAATGTGCATGTTGTGATGATAAAGAGTGCCGGCAGGGCAAGGACTGTGCTGACATAACCGACGGTATAGCCTATGAAGGTGAAGAACTCAGGTCCATGAGGACATCAGCTGCAATAGAAGCACGACA containing:
- a CDS encoding GTP-binding protein; this encodes MEAIIIGGFLGSGKTTTVINVGKELAERGNTVAIIVNEVGEVGIDGDLISKYGLDTKEITNGCICCTLKINMKTTLTELYNSYNPDYILVEPSGIAFPNLIKKELELMDFRDKLRVAPLVTLIDGSRFKDIMKSVKVYALRQIEDAEILAINKTDLIEPIRVPILEESVQQLNPEAKVIKMSSNKGDKGFSKLMKMIVPNLIAEKIAEKEAAFEQVHTEEIIQQEAGHGHDEHHHHGDHHDHDDHHDHGHRHTHYDSESSGLASYANDYRILEKDIDSELAMEIAMEIARNVKSEVIGFSPEFVGHLKMFLETSAETVKISVTSHSEEPAVNIIQTAVHSGPRFKILTAVSGMHEDDLVHLVDENVERSFASRDMVTQRLHDPHDHDHHHDHDDDHHHHSHDHHHGHGHRHLHEEDDAMDDIYDHDLTACSTGDSDCLL